The Stigmatella aurantiaca DW4/3-1 genome contains the following window.
TGATCGCATCGAGCAGGCCGGCGAACTTCATGCCCAGCGTGACGGGGGTGGCGTGCTGCAGCCAAGTGCGTCCCACCTGGAGCGTGGCTGCATGCCGCCGCGCCTGTGCCGCCAGCGCCCCGCCCAGCGCGGCCAGATCTTTCTCGAGGAGGGCCACCGCGCGCCGGAGTTGCAGGACGAGCCCGGTGTCCATCGCGTCCTGGCTGGTCGCGCCGAAGTGCACGAAACGTTCGGCCTCGGTGCTTTCTTGCGCGACTTGTTTGCCCAGCGCCTTCACCAGCGGGATGGCGCTGTTGCCGGCATCGGCCACGGCGTGGCTGAGGGCGTCAAGGTCATAGCGTTCAGCACGGCACGCACGGACGATGGGCTCCACCACGGAGGCCGGTACCACGCCCACGCGGGCCTCGGCCCGTGCGAGTGCCGCCTCGAAGTCGAGCATGCCCTGCAGCCGCGCGAGATCACCCAGCGCCTCGGACATGGCCTCGGTTGAGAAATAGACGTCGAAGAGCTGGCGGGACGGTCGGGTCATCAATCAGGCGCACTGCCTTGGTCTGTCATGGGCCAGCGTCACCGCCGGTCCGTGAGTGTCCTCCGCTTCAGTAGTCGAAGAACACGGTTTCTTGGGGGCCCTGCATGCGAAGGGTCCAGTGGAAGCCGTCAGCGGCGGAACCGGTGGCTACCAGCGTGGGCCGCCGCGCCTCCGGCACCAGCGCCAGCACCGGATCCCGTGCGTTGGCCTCAGCCTCGTCCGGCAGATACAGCCGGGTGTAGGCATGCTTGAGCATGCCGCGCATGAACACGTTGACCGACAGGTGCGGTGCCTGCATGCGGGCGCTGCAATCAGCGACGCGACCCGGACGCACTGTGACGAGGGTGAAGCGGCCCTCGGCATCCGTCGGCAGCCGGGCGAAGCCACCAAAGGCGGGTGGCGGCGCATCGTGCGCGGTTTCTGGGAACCGGCCGTCGGCATCGGCTTGCCAGGTCTCGATGACGGCGTCGTTCACCGGCACCCCATTGCCGTCGAGCACCTGTCCGTGGAGCGTGATGCGCTCGCCGCGGACCTGGGGCCCGGTCAGGTCGGTGACCACTCCGGCGCCAAGGCCGATGATGAAATAAGGTCCGACGGTCTGGGACGCGCTCTGCTGGAAACTCATTCTACTTCTCCCATGGCGTTTGCAGACGGCCTCGGAGGACGATGTCGAAGCGGTAGGCCAGTGCGATCTCGCTGATCGCGTTCTCCCAGTCGAGCTGGGACACCAGGCGGTTGCGTGCTTTCTCGTCCGCGGTGGAGTTGAAGATCGGGTCGTAGGGCAGGAGCGCATCACCCGGGAAGTACATCTGGGTCACCAGCCGTGTGCCGAGGCCGGCGCCGAACAGCGAGAAGTGGATGTGCGCGGGCCGCCAGGCGTTGTAGTGGTTGCGCCATGGGTAGGCGCCCGGGCGGATGGTGGTGAAGCGGTAGCGGCCGTGCTCGTCGGTGAAGACTCTGCCCTCGCCGGTGAAGTGCGGATCCAGCGGGGCGTCATGCTGGTCGCGTGCGTGCAGGTAGCGCCCCGCGGCATTCGCCTGCCAGACCTCGACCAACGCGTGACGGACGGGCCGTCCGTTTTCGTCGAGCACGCGGCCACTGACGATGAGCCGCTCCCCTTGGGGGGCGCCCGCGTGGCCTTGGGTCAGGTCGTCCTCGTGCTCTCCGAGGATGGTGCGTGAGAAGGCCGGGCCGGTGAGTTCCGACGGCGTCGCCGGGATGCGGACCAACGGCTGTGTGGGGCCGCGCAGCAGGGTCGACTGGTAGGGCTCGAACACGTAGTCCGGCTGGGTGTTCCAGAAAGGACGCCGGTAGCCGGGCAGGGGCTCGGGCGGAAGCGGGTTGCGCGGCAGGGCACCCGGGGCGTTCTGTGGTGGCTTGTCTCGGTTCATGGGGCTCCTCAGACGCGTTCCATGGCCAATGCGATGCCCTGGCCGACACCGATGCACATCGTGACCAGCGCACGCCGACCGTTGCTCACGTGCAGTTGATGACAGGCGGTCAGGGCCAGCCGCGCGCCGCTCATGCCGAGAGGATGGCCCAGGGCGATCGCGCCGCCGTTGGGATTGACGTGCTCTGCGTCGTCGGGAAGGCCAAGCTGGCGCAGGCAGGCGAGTGCCTGCGCGGCGAAGGCCTCGTTGAGTTCGACGACGTCGAAGTCGCTCATCGCCATGCCGAGCCGCGCGAGCAGCTTCCGGGTTGCTGGCACCGGACCGATGCCCATCGTCCGCGGTGGCACGCCGGCGGTGGCCATGCCGAGGACGCGCGCCCTCGGCGTCAGGCCAAACCGCGCCACCGCGGCTTCGGAGGCAATGATCATCGCGGCTGCGCCGTCGTTGATGCCTGAGGCGTTGCCGGCGGTGACCGTCCCCGGCTCGCGGAACGGCGTCTTGAGCTTGGCCAGCCCTTCAAGCGTCGTCTCCGGACGCGGATGTTCGTCCACCAGCAGCTCGATCGTTTCCCCGCGCTTCTGGCCCTGAACCATCACGGGGATGATCTCCTGGGAGAAATAGCCGGACGCCTGCGCACGTTGGGCCCGCTGCTGGCTGCGGAAAGCGAACGCGTCTTGATCCTTGCGGCCGATGCCGTAGTCGGTGGCGACGTTCTCCCCGGTCTCGGGCATGGAGTCGGTGCCGTAGAGCGAATGCATCTTCGGATTGACGAAGCGCCAGCCCATGGTGGTGTCCTCCAGGGTCTGGGCGCGGCCGAAGGCGCTGTCGGCCTTGCCGACGACGAGCGGAGCACGGGTCATCGACTCGACACCGCCAGCGATCGCGAGTTCGATTTCGCCAGCAAGGATCGCGCGCGCGGCGCTGCCGACGGCGTCGAGACCCGAGCCGCACAGGCGGTTGAGGGTGGTTCCGGGCACGTGGGGCGGGAGGCCAGCGAGGAGCAGGCCCATGCGCGCAACGTTGCGATTGTCCTCGCCGGCCTGGTTGGCGCAGCCGTAGAAGACGTCGTCGATGGCCTCAGGGTCGAGCCGTGGGTTGCGTGCCAGCAGCGCTCGCATGGGCACGGCGGCCAGGTCGTCGGCACGAAGGCTTGCCAGGATTCCGCCGTAGCGGCCGATGGGCGTGCGGACGGCGTCACAGAGGAAGGCCGCGCTCATGACGCCTCGCCCTCCTGGCCCTTGCCGTGCGCCGCTTGGGTGCGTGCGATCAGCGCCCGGAGCGCCTCCAACTCGTGCGCCTCGGGCGCCCGGGTCTCCACGACCTTCTCGGCGAAGCGGACCGGCCACCCGGTGGCGGCGGTTACCTGCTCACGGCTCACGCCTGGATGCAGGCTGACCACGGTCAGTTCACGCGTCGTCGGATCCGGCTCCATGATGCACAGATCGGTGATGACGGCCGTCGGCCCCTTGCCCTTCAAGCCCAGGCGGTGGCGATGGTCGCCGCCCTCGCCATGACCGACCGAGGTCACGAAGTCGAGCTTGCGCACGAAGCCGCGCTTGGACTGCTTGAGGATGAGCAAGACTTCCTTGGCGGAGCCAGCGATCTCCGGTGCGCCACCCGCCCCCGGCAGGCGCGTCTTCGGCTTCGTGTAGTCTCCAATCACAGTCGTGTTGATGTTGGCGAAACGGTCGATCTGCGCCGCGCCGAGGAAGCCAACGTCGATGCGCTCGCCCTGCAGCCAGTAGCGGAAGATTTCGGGCGTGGGAACCACCGTATCGGCGGTCTCGGCAAGCTCACCGTCACCGATTGACAGCGGCAGCACCGAGGGCTTGGCGCCAATCGGACCGGACTCGTAGATGAGTACCGTTTGGGGCGCGTGCGTCAGCCGCGCGAGATTCGCGGCCGTCGACGGCAGGCCGATGCCCACGAAGCAGACCGCACCATCGGGGAGGCGCCGCGCGGCGGCGACGGTCATCATCTCAGAAGTCGAATAGGTGCTCATGCGGCCCCCTTCGTGCCCTCGGCGTAGACGGTTCGGAAGCCGTTGAAGTCCTCGGTGTCGCGCACGTGGCGCTGGATCCAGGCGGTGAAGCGCTCCCGGTCGCGGGAGATCTCGTCCCAGTCGATGTAGAAGCGGTTGTCGCGCGCGGAATAGCCGTGCGCGTAGGACGGGAATGCCCCACCGGGCACATGGCTCACGGCGTTGACCACCCAATTCGGCAGGATGCAGGCATTGGGTGGCGCATCCAGGCGGTCGACGATCTCCTCGACCGTGACGATGACCTTGTCGGCCGCCAGCGCGGCTTCCTTCTGCACGCCGAGGATGCCCCACAGCAGCACGTTGCCTTTGCGGTCGGCTTTCTGCGCGTGGATCACCGTCACATCCGGCCGCACTGCCGGCGACACGGCCAGACGCTCACCCGTGAAGGGACACTCGATGAAGCGGATATCCGGGTTGTGTTTCGGCAGGTCGGAGCCCGCGTAGCCTCTGAGGATGCCGAACGGCAGCCTGGAGGCGCCCGCGGTGTAGGCGTTGGCCATGTCGGCGTGGCTGTGCTCGCGCAGTTCGAGTGGACGCGGCCAGCCGTTCTCGACGGCGTCGCGCAACCGGTGCAGAGAGCCGACGCCGGGATTGCCTCCCCAGGAGAAGCGCAACGCCTTGGCGCATCCGGCGCCGATCAACTGGTCGTAGATCAGGTCTGGCGTCATGCGCACCAGGCTCAGGTCACGCCGGCCCTGGCGGATGAGCTCATGCCCCGCCGCCATCGGAATCAGGTGGGTGAACCCCTCCAATGCGACGGTGTCACCGTCTTTCACCAGGCCGGCGACAGCATCTCGCAATGACAGGATGTCCGCCATTCACAACTCCCCTCACTCATGCCGCATCTGCCGCGGTCCACAAGCGTTGCAAACTAGAGGGGATGGACCTTTTGAACAAGTTCGATTATCGAGTTCCTGTTCGATTACCGGTATGATCCCCCATTCATTCAGGCCCGGGGCATGCAACGCGCCGCGTCACTCCAGCAGGGGCACCTACGCCTCGTTTCTTCTCCGTCCTCTTGTCACGGTCCGCCGATGAGCTTGCCCAAGCCCGAGCCCTCCGAAGCCAAACGCATCGCGCTGGTCGCGACAGCGCAAGCTGGCGATCCGAGCTTCATGACATCACTGGCCCGGGGCCTGGCCGTCCTTGGTGCCTTCACCAGCCACAGCAGGGTGCTGACGGGAGCGGAGCTGGCTCGCGAAACCGGGCTGTCACGCGCCGCGGTGCAGCGGTGTCTGCATACCCTGGAGTTGTTGGGGTACGTCGCTGCAGAGGGCCGCGGCTACGCGCTGCGGCCTCGCGTGCTCGGGCTGGGTCACGCCTATCTGACCTCAGCGTCGCTCGCCCGCATCGCCCAGCCGGTCCTGGACGAGGTGCGGGACCAGCTCAAGGAGTCGTGCTCGTTGGGCGTCCTCGACGACGACGAGTTGCTCTATGTCGCGCGCGCGGAGATCTCGCGCATCATGTCGATCTCGCTCCATCCGGGGAGCAGGCTGCCCGCCTACTGCACGTCGATGGGACGCGTTCTTCTCGCGGAGCGTCCGCTGGCCGAGCAGCGGGAGTATCTGAGGAAGCACCCACGTGCCCAGCTCACGGAGCGCACCTGCATCGACGCTGAGCGGCTTCTGGACATCCTCGCCAAGGTGCGAAAGGACGGCTTCTCTCTGGTGGATCAAGAGCTTGAGCCCGGCTTGCGTTCGCTCGCGGTGCCCATCCGCAACCAGGTGGGTGAGCTTGTCGCGGCCATCAACGTAGGCACCCAGGCTGCGCGCATCTCGGCTCGCCAGCTCGTGTCGGTGGCGCTCCCCAGCCTGCGTGCAGCCGCCGAGAAGCTGCGGCTGCAGGTCCCCTAGAACACCGGCCGGTTGATGTTGCGCGGGCTGCGCAGCGTGGCTTTCACGCGAGGAGACATCCTGGGCTCTTTCGTTGATGACGGGCCTTTGCTGTAGCAACACCAACGCCAACCTTCATTCTCTGTAAAATCGGCCCTTTGCGGGGTGCGCACAGCGGGCCTGTTCGCTGGAGCGAATGGGCGCGCCGGTTCCACTGTCCTCGATTCGGACAGCGGGGCGCTTTACGGTGAACGGCCCACCGGGGGGAAGCGGCCCCGGGGCTTGCCGTCTTCGCGCAGGACGCGCAGGGCGTCCTTCCTGGCCGTGGCGGCGCAGCAACTCGTAGAAATGCACCCGGCTGAGCCCCGAGGCCCGGATCGCGGCCGAGGCGTTCCCCTGGTTCGTTTCCAGCAGCCGCTCCAGGGGCAGGGGAGACAGCGGGACGCGGGCGCCCAGGTCCTCCAGGATGCGTGAGACGAGCAGCGGCATGTCCTCGGCGCGCTCACGCAGGCTGGGCATGCGCACGCCCAGGGTGCTCAGGCGGAAGAACAGAGCGGAGCGGAAGCGGCCCCGGTTGACCTCGCGCTCCAGGTCGAACTGGGTGGTGGCGATGACGCGCACATCTACCGTCCGCTCCTGCACTGCGCCGATGCGGCGGAAGCGCCTGTGCTCCAGGATGCCCAGCAACGTGGCCACGCGCATGGACAGGCTGGAGCCCTCCAACCGGCCGAAGCGGGTACGATGAGAGAGGGGGTGCTCGGCGGGCTCGCCCACCGATGCTATTGGCGAGAGTCGATGAGGTCGCCGTGCGCTAAGTGAGCGAAGAGTTCGACCTTGCCCGAGCGGGCTTTGGCGCAGCGCCCCCTCTGCGGTGCTCAGGCTGTCCGGTACCTCTCGAGCCAGTGGGCGTAGGGGGCCGGCAGCACCCACGAGGCCCGGTTCACGCCGAGCGTCCTGGCGGCGGCATATGGCCAGTGAGGATCGGCCAGGAGCGCCTTGCCAATCATGACAACGTCTACTTTGCCTTCGCGGATGAGGTGGTCGGCCTGGGAGGCGTTGGTGATGTTCCAACTGGTCGAGCCCGGAAGCCCAGCTTCGCGGCGCACGCGCTCGGCGAACGGTGCGATGAAGCCCGGAGCCCAGGGGATGTTGGCTGTTGGTGTCGAGAACCCCATGCTGACATCGATGAAGTCCAGGCCATGGGCCTTGAAGCGCCGGACGAGCTCAATCGACTCCGCGAGTGTCTCCTCGTCACGCCCGTCGAACTCAATCACCCCGAAGCGCGCGGTGAGGGGCCGATCTTCCGGCCAGACTTCGCGCACTGCCGCGAGCGTCTCCACGAGGAAACGTCCACGGTTCTCGGCACTGCCGCCATAGGTGTCATCGCGTTGGTTGGCGTGGACCGAGAAGAAGCTCTGGGCCAGATAACCGTGCGCGAAGTGCAGGACGAGCCAGCGGAAGTCGGCCTCCCGGGCGCGCTTGGCCGCCGCGACGAAGTCCTCGCGCACCCGGACGATGTCCTCCTGGGTCATGGCGCGAGGTGTCTTCGGCAACCCACCACCGAAGGCGATCGCCGAGGGGGAGAGGGTCTCCCAGCCGCGCGGATCACCCTGGGGGATGTGGTCATCGCCTTCCCACGGCCGGTTGGCACTGGCCTTGCGGCCCGCATGGCCAAGCTGGATGCCAGGGACGGCACCGGCTGCCTCGATGCTGCGAACGATCGGCGCGAAGGCCTCGGCCTGCCCATCACTCCAAAGGCCAGTGCATCCGGGCGTGATCCGGCCCTCGGGGGAGACCGCTGTCGCCTCGGCGATGACCAGACCTGCTCCGCCTCGAGCGAGGCTGGCGAGGTGCACGTGATGCCAGTCATTGGGGATACCCTCCACGGCCATGTACTGGCACATGGGGGAGGCGGCGATGCGGTTGCGCAACGTCACGCCCTTGAGCGTGAAGGGGTCGAAAAGGGTAGGCATAGAGAGAGGGCGCTCCAATTCGTCCAATATAGCGGCTTCAATGGGTATGGCGTGACCATTGTTCGTCACAAGACGATGGTACGGCTGTCCCAATCGGTGGAGTCAGAATAGACCCATGTCAGGGGCTTCATCGGTGGCCGCCGTCAGACCGCCGATGCCGATAAGCAAGCTTGTCTGCGGCCGCCGAGGACTTGCCATCGGGCGACACGCCGAGGCGGAGTGAGGGACCTGATGATCTTGCCAGGATGGTAGGCATTGTTGCTGGAGTCGCTTTTGGGGACGGCCGTGGACGGCACGGCGATGCCTGTTGAATCGACTGTTGGGACACCAAACAAACTCCGCGGACAGACAGAATTCAAAGCCGGTTCAGGAGCGGAGCCCACTGAGCGCGAAGGGTTCACAGCCATTTGTTAGACGCTCTGATCCCAACGCTTTATACAGACACGCACCCACTGTCCGGTTCTGCACACTCCCATTCCCACGCCGGACGGCGCGGAAAAGGAAAATTCATGCAGCGTCAAAAACCTTCTTTGCCAGGGACGCCTGGCATTTGCCTAAACAGATCCACGCCTACCGCCTCGTCTACCTGCTTCTTGATGGCCGCGGCACTGTTTCTCTGGAGTTGTGCCGCTGAGCCGGAAGTGCAGGACGGCGCGCTTCCAGAAGAACCCACGCTTGGCCACGTCGAGTCTCCGCTGGTGAACAACGGAGGCTTCGAGAATGGCAGCCTGACCGGCTGGTCGGTGGCCGTCAACCTGAATGGAAGCGGACTGGGTGCCATCCCTCCGGCCAGTCTTTCCGACCTGCGCCTCAGCTCGGGCGGAAGGCACTTGACCGCGGCGGTGTCCGGCACGACAGAAACGCAAATTCCGGAAGGCCTCAGCTCCAGCGCAACCCTTCGCTATCCGAAATATGGCCAGTGGTCCGCGGTCATCAATCGAGGGGGGGCTGACTACAATGCCAACAGCCTGCGTCAGGCTTTTAGTATCACCAACGCAGACATCGATCCAGCGGACGGAAAGGTGCACATCCGCTTCACGCTCGCGCCGATCTTGGAGAACCCAGGGCATGATGCCAGCATCCAGCCCTACTACTACGTCGTGCTGCGGAATGTTTCGAAGAACAAGCAGTTGCTCTCGAAATTCGCATACTCGAACCAGCCCGGCGTGCCGTGGAAGACGGATCCCGCGACCGGGGTTCTTTATACCGACTGGCAGATATTCGATGTGGCCCCTGGGAGCGCGGCGCTCGACATCGGGGACCAGATCGAACTCACCGTCGTCGCTGCCGGTTGCGCGGCGGGAGGCCACTATGGCCAAGTCTATGTCGACAGCTTTGGTGCGTTTCTTCCAGGCCTGTCGATTGCCGCGAGTGCCCCAGCCCAGGCCAATGCCGGTAGCAACTTGACATATACCTATTTGGTGAAGAATTCTGGCACGGGCTCGGCCAACAATGTGATCGCCGTGCAGCCGTTGCCCGCGAATACCACTTTTGTGGGGCTCAGTGCACCGGGAGCGGTCTGCACCACCCCTGCGGTCGGTGCGGCGGGAACGGTCACCTGCAACCTGGGCACGGTCAATCCCACCGCGAGCACCACGTTCCAGCTAACCGTGAAGATTGCCGCCTCGGCCACGGGGACCGTGAGCAATGGCAGCTATACGATCAGCGCAACCAGTGTTTCGCCGCTGATTGGGCCACTGGTCGAGACGGCCATCACTCGAAACGTGGTGTACGCGGATCTGGCGATCGAGAAGAGCGACGGCATTGCCGCCATCGGCTGGGGCCAACCCGTTCAATACACCATTCATGTCACGAACACAGGCCCCTCGGCGGTGTCCGGGGCGCGCGTGACGGACACCATGCCGGCGCAGCTCACCTCCGTCACTTGGACGTGTGCCGCGTCTGGAGCCGGAACCTGCGCCACGGCGGCGGGGACAGGCAACATCAATACGACGGTCAGCCTGCCGGTCGATGCCAAGGCCACCTTCATCGTGAACGCGCTGGTCGTCGGCGGTTCCGGAAGCGGCAGCCTCTCCAATCTGGCCTCTGTAGCCGCCCCATCGGGTGTGACCGATAACGACACCACCAACAATCAGGACGTCGACACAGATGCGATCGGAAGTCTGCACACGGTCACCGTGAACAAAGACCCTGCCTTCAACGGCAGAGGAAGGGTGGTGACCAGTCCGGCGGCCATCAACTGCGATGTGAACTGCGCGAGTGCGGCAGCTCAGTTCATGCAGGGCACCTTGGTGAGCGTCACCGCGACGGCCGCGCCAGGCGACACGTTCGCCGGTTGGACCGGGGCCTGCACCGGCACCGCCAACCCGTGCAACTTCGTGGTCACAGCGGAGACGGTCATCACCGCACGGTTCCTCTCGCCGAAGGCGCCCAATGGGGGTACCTGCTCGAATGCCAATGACTGTGCGAGCGGCGCCTGCGTGGATGGCGTTTGTTGTAACACCGCCTGCACGGGGCAGTGCACGGCATGCAACGTCCCGGGCAAGGCCGGGACGTGCTCCCCCGTGACCGGTGCGCCCAGGGGCAACCGTCCGGCATGTGCGTCCGATGGTTCCGTTTGCGGCGGCACCTGCGATGGTACAGGCGTGAGCTGTTCCTATCCGGCTGCGAGCACCCTGTGCCGCGCGGCGAGCTGCGCTGGCAATACCGAAACCCACGCGGCGTTCTGCACGGGCAATGGCTTCTGCCCTGGGGCCACTACCACCCCCTGCAATCCGTTCGTGTGTGGTGCGAACGCCTGTCTCAACCACTGCGAGACCTTCGCGGATTGCTCCACGGGGAACTACTGCAGTGCGCAGGGCCAGTGTCTGTTCGATACCGAGGCGCCCGTGCTGTCGTTGCCTTCCTCTCTCATCCTTGAAGCGACAGGTCCCGCGGGTGCCCAGGCGAACTTTGCCGCGACGGCAACCGATGCGGTCACCGGCCAAGTTCCGGTGACCTGCACGCCGGCTTCTGGAGGGACCTTCGCGCTCGGCACGACAGCCGTCATCTGCTCCGCGAGCGACCCCTTTGGAAACGCCACGAGTGGCTCTTTCCCCATCACGGTGGTGGACACCACGCCCCCGGTCCTGCACATCGAGGGCCCCTCCAGCGTGGAGCACGAGTGCGGTACTCCCTACCTGGATCTGGGAGCTACCGCCTCGGATATCTGCAGCGGGGACCTG
Protein-coding sequences here:
- a CDS encoding NADH:flavin oxidoreductase/NADH oxidase, translating into MPTLFDPFTLKGVTLRNRIAASPMCQYMAVEGIPNDWHHVHLASLARGGAGLVIAEATAVSPEGRITPGCTGLWSDGQAEAFAPIVRSIEAAGAVPGIQLGHAGRKASANRPWEGDDHIPQGDPRGWETLSPSAIAFGGGLPKTPRAMTQEDIVRVREDFVAAAKRAREADFRWLVLHFAHGYLAQSFFSVHANQRDDTYGGSAENRGRFLVETLAAVREVWPEDRPLTARFGVIEFDGRDEETLAESIELVRRFKAHGLDFIDVSMGFSTPTANIPWAPGFIAPFAERVRREAGLPGSTSWNITNASQADHLIREGKVDVVMIGKALLADPHWPYAAARTLGVNRASWVLPAPYAHWLERYRTA
- a CDS encoding choice-of-anchor A family protein; the protein is MAAALFLWSCAAEPEVQDGALPEEPTLGHVESPLVNNGGFENGSLTGWSVAVNLNGSGLGAIPPASLSDLRLSSGGRHLTAAVSGTTETQIPEGLSSSATLRYPKYGQWSAVINRGGADYNANSLRQAFSITNADIDPADGKVHIRFTLAPILENPGHDASIQPYYYVVLRNVSKNKQLLSKFAYSNQPGVPWKTDPATGVLYTDWQIFDVAPGSAALDIGDQIELTVVAAGCAAGGHYGQVYVDSFGAFLPGLSIAASAPAQANAGSNLTYTYLVKNSGTGSANNVIAVQPLPANTTFVGLSAPGAVCTTPAVGAAGTVTCNLGTVNPTASTTFQLTVKIAASATGTVSNGSYTISATSVSPLIGPLVETAITRNVVYADLAIEKSDGIAAIGWGQPVQYTIHVTNTGPSAVSGARVTDTMPAQLTSVTWTCAASGAGTCATAAGTGNINTTVSLPVDAKATFIVNALVVGGSGSGSLSNLASVAAPSGVTDNDTTNNQDVDTDAIGSLHTVTVNKDPAFNGRGRVVTSPAAINCDVNCASAAAQFMQGTLVSVTATAAPGDTFAGWTGACTGTANPCNFVVTAETVITARFLSPKAPNGGTCSNANDCASGACVDGVCCNTACTGQCTACNVPGKAGTCSPVTGAPRGNRPACASDGSVCGGTCDGTGVSCSYPAASTLCRAASCAGNTETHAAFCTGNGFCPGATTTPCNPFVCGANACLNHCETFADCSTGNYCSAQGQCLFDTEAPVLSLPSSLILEATGPAGAQANFAATATDAVTGQVPVTCTPASGGTFALGTTAVICSASDPFGNATSGSFPITVVDTTPPVLHIEGPSSVEHECGTPYLDLGATASDICSGDLSSAIVTTHGVSGLEVGTYTVHYSVADEVGLTASGSREVTVQDTLAPVISMSPGPSVLECFGTPYEDPGATAVDACAGDLTSSLIVSNNLDQSHAGEYTVTYQVKDPAGHERTAVRQLKVGSCCFNIRLGDYTLFLLENYTGGHDVGGKVAAGGNIILSDFAMGAALPDNDLSNTLVAGGDLTLARGGVWGNAWYGGSYHGDQTVAYARGGVAQGTPIDFAARFAELRNLSARLGRVPANGGTASEPWGGIRLSGTDPSLNVFDMDAGAFSSTKLFNVDAPAGSLAVVNIRGSSATLSGFSITFSGGIDSHGVLYNFVDATSIGASGIGLRGTVLAPHAHVTFNNGSWNGGIYAVSLTGNGEGHINPLSNYDVCP
- the pcaF gene encoding 3-oxoadipyl-CoA thiolase encodes the protein MSAAFLCDAVRTPIGRYGGILASLRADDLAAVPMRALLARNPRLDPEAIDDVFYGCANQAGEDNRNVARMGLLLAGLPPHVPGTTLNRLCGSGLDAVGSAARAILAGEIELAIAGGVESMTRAPLVVGKADSAFGRAQTLEDTTMGWRFVNPKMHSLYGTDSMPETGENVATDYGIGRKDQDAFAFRSQQRAQRAQASGYFSQEIIPVMVQGQKRGETIELLVDEHPRPETTLEGLAKLKTPFREPGTVTAGNASGINDGAAAMIIASEAAVARFGLTPRARVLGMATAGVPPRTMGIGPVPATRKLLARLGMAMSDFDVVELNEAFAAQALACLRQLGLPDDAEHVNPNGGAIALGHPLGMSGARLALTACHQLHVSNGRRALVTMCIGVGQGIALAMERV
- a CDS encoding IclR family transcriptional regulator domain-containing protein, with translation MSLPKPEPSEAKRIALVATAQAGDPSFMTSLARGLAVLGAFTSHSRVLTGAELARETGLSRAAVQRCLHTLELLGYVAAEGRGYALRPRVLGLGHAYLTSASLARIAQPVLDEVRDQLKESCSLGVLDDDELLYVARAEISRIMSISLHPGSRLPAYCTSMGRVLLAERPLAEQREYLRKHPRAQLTERTCIDAERLLDILAKVRKDGFSLVDQELEPGLRSLAVPIRNQVGELVAAINVGTQAARISARQLVSVALPSLRAAAEKLRLQVP
- the pcaH gene encoding protocatechuate 3,4-dioxygenase subunit beta: MNRDKPPQNAPGALPRNPLPPEPLPGYRRPFWNTQPDYVFEPYQSTLLRGPTQPLVRIPATPSELTGPAFSRTILGEHEDDLTQGHAGAPQGERLIVSGRVLDENGRPVRHALVEVWQANAAGRYLHARDQHDAPLDPHFTGEGRVFTDEHGRYRFTTIRPGAYPWRNHYNAWRPAHIHFSLFGAGLGTRLVTQMYFPGDALLPYDPIFNSTADEKARNRLVSQLDWENAISEIALAYRFDIVLRGRLQTPWEK
- a CDS encoding CoA transferase subunit A — translated: MADILSLRDAVAGLVKDGDTVALEGFTHLIPMAAGHELIRQGRRDLSLVRMTPDLIYDQLIGAGCAKALRFSWGGNPGVGSLHRLRDAVENGWPRPLELREHSHADMANAYTAGASRLPFGILRGYAGSDLPKHNPDIRFIECPFTGERLAVSPAVRPDVTVIHAQKADRKGNVLLWGILGVQKEAALAADKVIVTVEEIVDRLDAPPNACILPNWVVNAVSHVPGGAFPSYAHGYSARDNRFYIDWDEISRDRERFTAWIQRHVRDTEDFNGFRTVYAEGTKGAA
- a CDS encoding CoA-transferase subunit beta; this encodes MSTYSTSEMMTVAAARRLPDGAVCFVGIGLPSTAANLARLTHAPQTVLIYESGPIGAKPSVLPLSIGDGELAETADTVVPTPEIFRYWLQGERIDVGFLGAAQIDRFANINTTVIGDYTKPKTRLPGAGGAPEIAGSAKEVLLILKQSKRGFVRKLDFVTSVGHGEGGDHRHRLGLKGKGPTAVITDLCIMEPDPTTRELTVVSLHPGVSREQVTAATGWPVRFAEKVVETRAPEAHELEALRALIARTQAAHGKGQEGEAS
- the pcaG gene encoding protocatechuate 3,4-dioxygenase subunit alpha, translated to MSFQQSASQTVGPYFIIGLGAGVVTDLTGPQVRGERITLHGQVLDGNGVPVNDAVIETWQADADGRFPETAHDAPPPAFGGFARLPTDAEGRFTLVTVRPGRVADCSARMQAPHLSVNVFMRGMLKHAYTRLYLPDEAEANARDPVLALVPEARRPTLVATGSAADGFHWTLRMQGPQETVFFDY
- a CDS encoding sigma 54-interacting transcriptional regulator; the encoded protein is MGEPAEHPLSHRTRFGRLEGSSLSMRVATLLGILEHRRFRRIGAVQERTVDVRVIATTQFDLEREVNRGRFRSALFFRLSTLGVRMPSLRERAEDMPLLVSRILEDLGARVPLSPLPLERLLETNQGNASAAIRASGLSRVHFYELLRRHGQEGRPARPARRRQAPGPLPPGGPFTVKRPAVRIEDSGTGAPIRSSEQARCAHPAKGRFYRE